CGCGGCGCGCCCGCTCGACCGCTGCGGCGGCCGCGCCCAGCATCTCGACCGGATCGTTGCCGTTCACCCGCACCCCGGGGAAGCCGTAGGCGGCCGCGCGGTCGGCGATGCGGCCGACGCTCGTGCCGTCCTCGAAGGAGGTGTGTTCGGCGTACAGGTTGTTGTGGCAGCAGAACACCACCGGCAGCTTCCACACCCCAGCCAGATTGCACGCCTCGTGGAACGCGCCGATATTGCTTGCCCCGTCACCGAAATTGACCACGGTCACCTGGTCGGTGCCACGCAGCTGAGCCGCCAGCGCCAGGCCCGCGCCGATGGGCAGCCCGCTGCCGACGATGCCGGTGGTGACCATGAGCCCCGACTGCGGATGGGTGATGTGCATCGGCCCGCCCTTGCCCTTGCACAGCCCGGTGGCCTTGCCGAAGAACTCGGCCCACAGTTCGCGCAGCGGAACGCCTTTGGCGATCTGGTCGTGCAGCCCGCGATAGGTGGTCACCACATAGTCGTCGGGCCGCAGCAGGCTGCCCACGGACGCCGAGACGATCTCCTGCCCGCGCGGCGAGTAGTACTGGGCGCTGACCTGACCGGCCAGCACGAGGGAGCGAAATTTCTCGTCGCACACCTTGATTCGGGTCGCGACGGTGAAGATCTCGAGGAGGGTGTCGGGGCCGATGTCGGCTGGAACGGAGATGTCGTCCACAGCGGTCCTCACTATTAGTTAGTCCGTCAATTAATTCGTAACATGCGTCACCAGCCCCGGTCAACGACGTGATCGGACCGGTAGTGACGCGCGGCGGATCAGCCCGCCAGCGGTTGCGAGGAGTCGCGCCGGGACTTGCGCGCGGCGCCGGCGCGCGGCTTCGCCGAAGCCTCTCCCGGCTCGCTCGCGGCATCCAGCAGCAGCCGCTCGAACAGGGCGTCGAGGGTGTCGAGCGCGACCGGATCGGTGGCCGCGGCGGCATGCGCGAATCCGTCGACCACCGCCAGGATCAGCCGCGCCACCAGCACCGGATCCAGATCGTCGGGAATCTGCCCGGCCTCCTGGCCGCGCCCCACCGCCTCGGTGAGCCCCTCGATCATCCGCGTGCTCACCGCCGCGAATCCCTCCGAGAGTTCCTTGTGCCGGCGCGCGTCGATCGGTGCGGTCACCACGAAACCCGCCAGTTCCGGATGCTCGTGATTGAGCCGGGCCGACACGCTCAGCACCGCGCGCAGCAGTTCCCGCACCGACAGCGCCCCGGAGATCGCGACCGAGGACCGTTCGATGATGCGGCCGTACACCTCCGCGCACACCGCCTCGAACAGTTTGCTCTTCGTCCCGAAGTGGTAGAACACCGAACCGGCGGTCACCCCGGCGATCTCGGCGATGGCGCTGTTGGTGGCCGGACCGTACCCGGATTGCGCGAAGCAGCGGATCGCGGCGTCGAGCACCCGCTGCCGGGTGTCGATGCTGTCGCTGCCGGCCGGGCGACCCGGACCGGATTTGCCTGCCTTGCGCTCGGTCATCCCGCCATTATTCCGTGCCCGGCTGCGATGACGCGCCCGGGCGTCCCGCGCTGCCACGGCGCGGTGGAGATTCGACGCGGCCCGGCCACGATTCGGCACGGCGCGGCTCAGGATTCGAGCTGGGCGTCGAGGTCGCGGTGGAATTGCCGGATCCGGATCTCCTGGTAGTTGGCCAGCGTCACACCGGGTTTGGTCATCGACTTCAGCCCGCGCTGCACCTTGGCCAGATTGGACAGGTCCTGGTCGAACACCGCGCACAGCGCCCCCAGCTCCGGCGCGGCCGAGTAATCCTCCTCGGGCCCGAGCCAGTGGATGGGCACGCCCTTGGGTTTGGGCGCGCCCGCCGGCAGGGGATACAGCATCATGATGTCGAACACGCAGCGGTCCGGATCGTTGCCGTAGGGACGGAAGCGATAGGTCAGCGGCGCCCCCACCCCGGCCCAGGGGCAGAAGTTGGGGAACATGAAATATTCGATGGCGTCGACGATCTCGGAGTCGCTGGTGCCGCTCAGGTCCGCGCCGGTGATCTTCTCGAGCCGATCGCGCAGCGCCCCGGCCACCACCGTGCGGGCCGAAACACCCTCGGGCACTTCGAAATTGCCCACCCCTTCGGGGTAGAAGTCGCGGAACATGGCCTCCAGCACGTCCTGCGGTTCGAGCTGTTCACCCAGCTGCGGGCTGCTGGTGGCCTGCGGGGTGATCATGCGGTTGAACCCGGGATTCCCCTCCGCGCCCGGGTAGATGTCGTACTGGGTGTTGGCGTCGCCCAGATAGTCCAGCAGCTGCGGATGGGTGGCGATGACGTGATAGGACTCGATGAACGCCTCGAGCGCCACCTTCCAGTTGCAGTCGATCACCTTCGCGACATGCACGCCCTTGAACCGGTCCCCCAGGTTGTAGGGCGCGAGGTGCTTGTCGAGATTGCCGAGGAACTCCAGCAGCGGACGAGCCCCGGGGTCGGGGTTGACGAAGACGTAGCCCGCCCACACGCCCGTGGCCGCCTGCGGCAGCGCGAATTTCGCGTCGTCGATGTGCGGGAAGTCCCAGCGGCTGGGCACGTCGGTGAGCGCGCCCTCGAGGCTCCAGGTGAATCCGTGGAAGGGGCAGCGCAATTGCGCGGCATGCCCGCTGTCGTCGCACAGCCGGGTGCCGCGGTGCAGGCAGGCATTGTGGAACGCCTTGATGGACCCGTCCTCGGCGCGCACCACGATCAGCGACAGATCGGCGATGTCGTAGACGAGGTAGTCGCCGGGGTCGGGAATGTCCTCCTCCCGGCACGCCATCTGCCACACCCGCTTCCACAGTCCGTCCACCTCGCGGCGGTGGAAGTCGTGGGTGAGGTAGCGGTCGATGCCGATGTCCTCGGAGCCGAGGAATTCGTAGGATTCCTCGAGCAGCGGCGCGGGCACGGTGCGGGTGTCGCCGGCCAGCAGGCTCTGCACGCTGGGTCCGCTGGAGCGGGCCTGTCCGGGGGTGGTGTCGCGGGGTGTTTCGATATCGGTCACGGTCGTACTCCGAGTTCGATGAATAAAGCGGTACGGCAGTCGATTACGAGGAGCGCGCCATGATCTGCTCGACGTAGCGCCGCGCGGCGTCGGCGATGAAGGCCGAGCCGTTGATGGTCCAGCCGCCGTCGACGAACAGCGTCTGCCCGGTCATGTAGCTCGCCTCCGGCGAGGCCAGGAACGCGACCACCGAGGCGATGTCGCCGGGCTCCCCCAGCCGCCCCAGCGGCATGGCCGCCCCGATGGCCTGGCGCAGGCCCGGGTCGCCGAACTCCCCCGCCGTGCCCTCGGTGATGATCAGGCCCGGCCCGACGGCATTGACCCGAATGCCCAAAGGCGCGTATTCCGAAGCCATTTGCTTGGTCAGCGCGACCACCGCGGCCTTGGAGGCGGGATACGCGCCGCGCCCCTCGCCGCCGGTCTCGGCCAGCACCGAGGTGAGATTGACGATCGCGCCGCCGCCCGCGCCGAACTTGGGCACCAGCGCTCGCGCCACCAGCCACGCGCCGATCACATTGGTGCGCAGCACCTGATCCATCTCGACCACGGTCGAGTCGGCCAGCGTGCGTGAGCGCCAGATACCGGCGTTGTTGACCAGAATGTCCAGGGATTCCACGCTTTCCGCGAGGGCGGCCACCGCCGCCTCGTCGGAGACGTCGCAGCGCACCGCGCGCCCGCCGATCGCCTTGGCGGTCGCCTCGGCCGCCTCGCCGTCGAGGTCGACGGCGATGACCTCGGCCCCTCCCCCCGCCAGCCGATGCGCGATGGCCCGGCCGATGCCGTTGCCGGCGCCAGTCACCAGAGCGTGCACGCCAATCCTCCGATCCCGGGTCACTTCCCACCCGCTTGCTTATGACCCGTATCACTATTATATTGGCCGACTAATTAGTCAAGCACGGGCCGTTCGGCTCGGCCGTCCCGAATCCTTCTGGACGACAAGATCTTTGGAGGCCGCCTTGACAGCGACCACGCCGCCCTCCGTCGACGGATTCGATCCGTTGGATCCCGAAACCCTGCAATGCCCCTACCCCTGGCATCGGTCGCTGCGCGAGCGGGCGCCGGTGCATTTCGTGGCGAGCCGGGGCATGTGGTTCGTCACCTCGCGCGAGCTGGTGGCCAAGGCGCTGGCCGATCACGACACCTTCTCCTCGGCGTTCGGACTGCCGCAGATGCCGGTGCCCGACTCCATCAAGGCGGAGGTGGAAGCCATCCAGGCCGAGGGGTGGCCGCCGGTGCCGACGCTGCTCACCGCCGACCCGCCGGAGCATCACTACTACCGGCGCATGCTGGCCAAGGCGTTCACGCCCCGGTTCGTGGCGCAGCTCGAACCCGAGATCCGGGCCATCGCACGGGAACTCGTGGCCGCGCTGCCGGTCGGCGCGGAGGTGGAGGTGGTGCGTGGGTTCGCCGCCCCGCTGCCGCTGCGGGTGATCGCTCGCGTGCTCAATGTGCCCGACGATCGCATCGACGATTTCAAGCGGTGGTCGGATCAGTTCACCGCCACCGTCGGCGGTCAGCTCGACGACGCGGGCCTGCTCGAGCAGGCGCGCAATATGGTCGAGTTCCAGAAGTACTTCGCCGCCGAACTCGACGACCGCCGCGCGCATCCGCGCGCGGATCTGCTCAGCGGGCTGGTCACCGCGCACAGCATGGACGACGCGGACGAACCGCTGAGCACCGGCGCGATTCTCAATATCATCGTGCAGCTGCTCATCGCCGGCAACGAGACCTCCACCAAGCTGCTCACCGGCATCCTGCACGAACTGGCACGCGAGCCGAAGCTGTGGGATCGGTTGCGCGACAACCCGATCGACTACGCGGCCGATCTGGTGGAGGAGGGCCTGCGGTTCCTGAGCCCGGTCCAGTCGATGTTCCGCATCACCAAGGCCGAGGCCACCCTGGGCGAGTACACCATTCCGGCCGGACAGCTGGTCGTGCTGGTGTTCGGGTCGGCCAACCGCGACGACGAGGCGTTCACCCACCCCGACGATTTCGATCCGGCGCGCCCCAATGCCAAGGCCCACCTGGCCTTCGGGGCCGGCATCCACGCCTGCCTGGGAGCGCCCCTGGCCCGGCTGGAGAGCCGGATCGCGCTCGAGGAGCTGGCCGCCCGCTTCGGGTCGGTGCGGCTGGGCGCCGGCAACGACTTCGCGTACGAGCCCAGCTTCATGCTGCGCGGATTACAGCGTCTGGCCCTGGAATTCGGCGCGGACGGACACTCGTGACCGCCGACCCCGCCCCCTCTCCCCTGCCGAGTCCCGCCGCGGCCGAGATCATCGCATGGTCGCGCGGCTACGCCGACCGGCATCCGCTGGCCGCCCTGCGCACCGTGGGCGGGCAGGTGGTGCTGGGGGTGCGGGCGTTCCAGTATCTCGGCGTCGACATCGTGCGCCGGCGGTTCCCGTTCGGCGAGTTCGTCGAACAGGCCACCTTCATGGCGCGCACCGCCGTGGTGCCGACGCTGTTCGTGACGGTGCCGATCAGCGTCACGCTCTCGATCCAATTCGGTTTGCTGGCCGGGCAATTGGGGGCGACGTCGATGGCGGGCGCGGCCAATGGCCTGGCCACCATCCGGCAGGGCGCGCCTCTGGTGGCCGCCATTCTCATGGCCGCGGCCGTGGGCTCGGCCATCAGCGCCGATCTGGGTTCGCGCACCATCCGCGAGGAGACCGCCGCCATGGAGGTCATGGGGGTGTCGGTGATCCGGCGGCTGGTGGTGCCGCGGCTGGTGGCCGCCATCGTGGTGGCGGTCGCGCTGACCGGATTCACCTGCTTCATCGGCTTTCTGGCCGGCTACGCGTTCACCGTGACCCTGCAAGGCGGCACGCCCGGCAGCTACACCTCCACCTTCTCCTCGTTCGCCACCGTCAGCGATCTGGTGCTGACCTTGATCAAGGCGGTGGTGTTCGGGGTGATCGTGGCCATCGTGGCCTGCTACAAGGGCCTCGACACCCGCCACGGCGCGGCCGGGGTGGCGAATTCGGTGAATGCCGCTGTCGTGCAATCGATTCTGCTGCTGATGGTGGTGAACGTCGCGTTCACGCAGATGTATCTGATCCTGTTTCCCAAGGCGAGCTTCTGACATGGCGGCCACCTACGTCCCGGCGGGCCTGCGCCCGCTCACCACGCTCACCCGGCCGGTGGTCCACCACCTGTCACGGGTGGGGCACATGGTGGCCTTCCTGTTCCGGGCGCTGGCGGGAATTCCCCTGGTGCTGACCAGGTATCGGCGCGAGTTCTTGCAACTGCTCTCCGATGTCACCTGGGGCAACGGGTCGGTGGTGGTGGGCGGCGGCACCGCCGGCGTGGTGCTGATCGTGGGCGCGGCGGGCGGCGCGGTCGTGGGCCTGGAGGGCTACAACGCCTTGAGCCTGCTGGGATTGGGCCCGGCGACCGGGCTCATCACCGCGCTGGCCGCGGTGCGCGAACTCGCCCCGCTGATGGCGGCGCTGGCATTCGGGATTCAGGCGGGCTGCCGGTTCACCGCGCAACTGGGGGCCATGCGCATCGCCGAGGAGATCGACGCGCTCGAATCGGTGGCCATCCGGCCCATCCCGTACCTGGTGACCACGCGCGTGCTGGCCTCCGCGCTGGCGGTGGTGCCGCTGTTCGTGGTGTGCCTGGCGCTGAATTTCCTGGTCTGCCAAGCGGTCGTGGGGTTCTCGAGCGGCCAGCCCTCGGGCAGCTACCTGCACTATTTCACGCTCATGCTCAGCGGGCGCGACATGATCTTCGCGGTGATCAAGGTGGCGATCTTCGTCGCCATCATGGCCACCATCCAGTGCTACTACGGCTTCTACGCCACCGGCGGCCCGCGCGGGGTGGGCATCGCGGCCGGGCGGGCCATGCGCGCCAGCATCACCCTCATGACCATTCTCAACATGCTGCTGACCATGGCGTTCTGGGGCATCGACGCGGGCGGAAGACTCGGGGGCTGAACGTGGCCAATGATTTCGAACTCGACGGCCGCGGGCCGTCCACGGTGGCGCTGCTGCTGACCGGCACCGCTTTCGGACTGGTGTGCGCGGTGTGCGCGTGGCTGCTGGTGGCCAAATCCACCGGCAGCCTCGACGCCCGGGTGCGGGTCACCGCCGAGCTGACCTCGGTGGGCGACGGGTTGCCCAAGAAGTCGGATGTGAAGTTCCGGGGGCTGCTGGTCGGCATGGTCCGCGAGGTCACCCCCGCCCACGACAGCCGGCCCAATATCGTGCACATCGACTTGAAACCCGAATACGCGCAAGGCATTCCGGACAATGTCACCGCCCGCATCGTGCCCAGCAACGCGTTCGCGGTGTCGTCGGTGCAGCTGGTCGACAATGGTTCGGCGCCCGCGCTGCGCGACGGCGCCCGCATCGCCGAGGATCACACCCTGCCCACCCAGCTGTTCCAGTCCACGCTGGCGCGGGTGCACGAACTGGTGGCGGCCGTCGCCCGACCGGATTCGGCGCAGACGCTGGGGATGCTGCGCACGCTCTCCGATGCCACCCTCGGGCAGGGCCCGACCCTCACCGCCGCCGTCGACGGGCTCAATCGGGTGACGGCGCAGATGAATTCGCTGCGCGCCGACGACACCGGGCCGGGCACGCTGGCGACCTGGAACACCGCCATCGCCACCCTGCGCGGCAGCGCACCCGAACTCGTGGACGCCCTGCACGCGGCGGTGGTGCCCATGCGGACCGTCGCCGAGAAACAGCAGCAGCTCACCGGGCTGCTGGCCGGCTCCCACGACACCCTCGCCACCATGGGCACGGCCCTGGACAATCACATCGATCAACTGGTGGCCATCACCAGGGATCTGACGCCGGTCGTGGGCGTGCTGGCCGACAATCAGGCCAAGTATCCGGCGGTGATGGTGCGGCTCAACGACACGGTGAACACCTTCTTCCGGGAACTGTGGACCCGCACCGGCGACAAGCTGGCCTTCACCTTCCGGCTGGTGGTATCGCTGACGCCGCTGCGGCTGTATGTGCGCGCCGACTGCCCGGTGTACGGCGAATTGCGTGGCCGCAGTTGCGATACCGCGCCGGAGACCACACCGGTCCCGCAGACCGCCGGACTGCCCGACATGCGCGCCTACACCCCGCCGCCGGGCACCGTGGCCGCCCCGGCTCTCCCAACCGGGGCGAGCGCCGCCGATCGAATCCTGCTCGGCCCGTTGCGGATTCCCGCACCGGAGCCGGAGTTCACCCCGCTGGCCGACCAGAGGGCGGGCCGATGATCACCGCGTATCGCCGCCAAGTGGTGTGGCTCAGCGCCTTTCTGGCCGTGTGCCTGTCGCTGACCTGGATGATCCTGGTGACGTTGCGCCGGGATGTACCGGGACCGACCACCTCCTACAGCGCCGTGTTCACCGATGTCTCCGGGCTCAAGGCGGGATCGGATGTGCGCATGGCGGGTGTCCGGGTGGGCCGTGTCGACTCGGTGGATCTGGACGGCGTGCGCGCCCGGGTGCGGTTCCGGGTACAGAGCGATCAACCGGTGTACGGCAATACCAAGGCGTCGGTGGTGTATCAGAACCTCGTCGGCCAGCGGTATCTGGGACTGTCGCTGGCCGAGTTCGGGCAACCGGGTCGCCTGCCGGCGGGCGCGGTCATCCCCGTCGAGCACACCGAACCCTCCTTCGACGTGACGGCACTGCTCAACGGTTTCGAACCGCTGTTCACCCTGCTGGACCCGAGCAACCGCGGCAATATGTCCAACTCGCTGATCAAGGCGTTGCAGGGCGATACCGCCGCCCTGGCCACCCTCATCACCGAAACCTCGCGCCTGGCACAGACGCTCGCCGGGCCCGATCAGGTGCTGGGCCGGGTGATCGGCAGCCTCGACGAGGTGACCCGCACCCTGGCCGCGCAGGGTGCGGCGCTCGAGACGACGCTGACCCAGGTCCGCACCGTGGTCGCGGGGCTCGAAGACCGCCGCGCGCAACTGGTTTCGTCGGTGGGATCGATCTCGACGGTGGTGGGCCGGCTGTCGGCGATCATGACCGGGGTTCGACCGGATCTCGACGCGCTGCTGAACCGCCAGCCCGGTTTCCTGTCGGCCATCGTCTCCAATTCCGACGGCATGGCCACCCTGGGCGCGAACATTCCGGCGGTGTTCAAGGGTTTGGCCCGCGTCACCGGCGACAGCACCGCCATGAGCGCGCAGGCTTGCGATTTCAATATCACCCTCGCCGACTTCCTGAGCCCGATCATTCCGGCCATCGTGGACGCGGCGACGCCCGGTGGACACCGCAAGTACTCCCCGATGTGCAGGTGATCGACATGATGCGACGATTCGCGCGCGACCGCCGGCCCCTCGAAACCCGTAGCAGGGCTTGGCTGGGCGCGATCTCACTGGCGGTGATCACGGTGGTGGTCGCCGCGACCACGGCGGTCACCCAACTGCATCTGGGCGAGCTGACCTACGCCGCGGAGTTCGGCCAGGCGGCCGGGATCCGCAAGGGCGATCAGGTGACGGTGGCCGGGGTGCCGGTCGGCACCGTGGACGGCACCAAGTTGGCGGGCGACCGCGTGGTGGTGACCATGAAAATCCACCGCGATGTGCCGGTGGGACCGGACTCCTCGGCCGCCATCAAGCTCACGAGCGTGCTCGGCTCCCGCGAGGTGGTGCTCAAACCGGCGGGCAAAGGTTCGCTGCCCGGCCGGCGGATTCCCTTGGCGCACACCACTGTTCCCTATGATTTGCAGAAGCTGCTACAGGACTCCACCACCACGTTCGAGCAGGTCGATGCCGACCAGTTCGCCCGATCCATGCAGTCGCTGGCCGCACAGCTGAGCCAGACGCCCGGGGTGCTGCCCGACGCGCTGGCCAATGTGCAGAACCTGTCCGCGGTGATCGCCGACCGCCGCGACGACATCGGCGCGCTGCTGCGCAATACCGCGCAGCTGGCCACCATTCTGGGCAACCAGCAGTCCGATATCGGCGCACTCGTGACCCAGGGCGGCGCGTTGATCCACGAGATCGTCTCCCGCCGCGACGCGGTCGTGCGGCTGCTGAACGCGGCCACCACGCTGGTGAACACCGCCCACGGGGTGCTCGCGGTCGATCACGGCGACCTCGACGGGATGCTCACCGACATCCGCACGCTGACCTCGATGCTCGGCGACCATGATGCGTTGCTGCGCAATATGTTCCAGGTGATGCCGGTGGCCTTGCGCAATATCGCCAACGCCACCGGGTCGGGTCCCTTCCTGGACTTCCTGCTGCCGGGCGGTCTGATGATGGATTCCTGGATGTGCGCCATCGCCGCGCAGGCCGACGCGCACGGCGTGCCCCACGATCTCGAGACCTTCAAGGACTGCCGGTGACCGAATCCACGTCGCGCGCACCGCGCCGCCGCCGCGCCCGTCTCGCCCTGCGGGCCACCGTGATCCTGGCCGTGGTCGTCGCCCTCGCCGTCACCGCGCACGCCCTGCTGTCGTCGCACAATCGGACGCGACGCATAACGGCCCAGTTCGACAATGCGATCGGCCTCTACCAGGGCAATACCGTCGCGGTCCTGGGCATGCCGGTGGGCACTGTCGAAAAGATCACCCCGCGTGGCGGATACGTCGAGGTGCTGCTGGATGTGGATCCCGCCGTGAAGCTCCCGGCGACGGTGCAGGCGGTGACCGTGGGCACCTCGATCCTCACCGATCGCCACGTCGAGCTCACCCCCGCCTATACCGGCGGCCCGACCCTGGCCGAGGGCACGGTGCTCGGTTTGGATCGCACCCGCACGCCCGTCGAATTCGATCGGGTCATCGCCATGGTCGACAAGCTGGGCACCTCGATGCGCGGTGACGGCACCGGCGGCGGCCCGCTCGCCGACGTCCTCACCGCGACCTCGGAGGTCGCGAAAACCAGTGGCCCGCAGCTGAAATCGGCGCTGTCGGCCCTGTCGGAGGCGATCCGCACCGGATCCGACAACGGTGACGCCACCCGTCAGGACATCACCACCATCGTCACCAATCTGGGCCGCATGGTGGATGCCGCCAACCAGAACCAGCAGGCCATCACCGACTTCGGCGCGGGCGTCCGGCAGCTCACCGACCTGCTCGACCAAGAGCAGCTCGGCCGGGGCGACACCGGCGCGCAGCTGAATGCGGTCCTCGAACAGCTGAACGCGCTGCTGACCGCGCAAGGCGGCAACCTGAAGGCGACCGTCGCCAGCAGCGCCACCTTCACCCAGGCGCTGGTGGACTATCGCCGTCAGCTCGCCGAGGTCTTCGACCTCGCGCCACTGGCCGTCGACAACGTCTACGACGCCATCGACCAGAAGAACGGCTATCTGCGCGTCGGCGCGCATTTCGACAATGTGTTCTTCGACAGCTCCATGACCAAGGAGGTCTGCAACATCCTCGGACTGCGCCAACTCGGTTGCAGCACCGGCAATCTCAGCGATATGGGACCCGATTTCGGCATCACGTCCGTGCTGGAAGCCATGACGAGGATGAACAAATGAGACGCGCCCGCCGCTGGATTCCCGCCGTCGTGTGCGCGTCGGTCCTGCCGATGGCCGGCTGCTCGGCCACGCTCGAAGATCTGCCACTGCCCGCGCCCGAGGTGAGCGGGCCCAGCTACCACGTGCGCGCGGTGTTCTCCAACGCGCTCAACCTGCCGGCGCGCGCGAAGGTGCGGGTGGGCGGCGCCGATGTCGGCGAGGTGGAATCCATGACGGCCCGCGACTACACCGCCGTGGTGACGCTGCGCATCCTCGACACCGTCCACCTGCCCACCGGCACCACCGCCGAATTGCGTTCGGCCACACCGCTGGGCGA
This sequence is a window from Nocardia yunnanensis. Protein-coding genes within it:
- a CDS encoding MCE family protein, with protein sequence MTESTSRAPRRRRARLALRATVILAVVVALAVTAHALLSSHNRTRRITAQFDNAIGLYQGNTVAVLGMPVGTVEKITPRGGYVEVLLDVDPAVKLPATVQAVTVGTSILTDRHVELTPAYTGGPTLAEGTVLGLDRTRTPVEFDRVIAMVDKLGTSMRGDGTGGGPLADVLTATSEVAKTSGPQLKSALSALSEAIRTGSDNGDATRQDITTIVTNLGRMVDAANQNQQAITDFGAGVRQLTDLLDQEQLGRGDTGAQLNAVLEQLNALLTAQGGNLKATVASSATFTQALVDYRRQLAEVFDLAPLAVDNVYDAIDQKNGYLRVGAHFDNVFFDSSMTKEVCNILGLRQLGCSTGNLSDMGPDFGITSVLEAMTRMNK